TCTTGATTTCATCTTGAGAGGCCGACCTTGATACGCCCAATATCTTGTAATAGTCCTTTCCCCCCATAGGCCGAATTTCCCCTCTTTGGATTGGTTTTCTGAAATCGACATTAATTCTAAGCACTTCTGAAAGGAAGTCAAGGCGGAAACCAGTGAGGGCTTCCTTGATCATGGGGCATCAAAGAAAGGGTAAGGTGCGGAAACTTGACGGGTTATTCCAATCCCCGTATAGTAACCTCGTTCCATTCCTTTTGGGTCCTCTCTGTCCAGGGAAAGGGAGGGAAAAGTCCAAGTCTTCGAAATCTTGTCCAGGTTCGCGCCTTGAGGGCAGGAAACCTTGTCCCGGGTAACCATCCTGAACCGTTTAACGTGTGGCCGGGAGGCTCGGATGGTGGGTTTCAGCCTCTCTGATTTTCATCAACGCAATCGTGAGAAGATCATCCTTGAATGGGTCAACAGACTCCAAACGGAGATGGGGGATCAGTACGCCCTTCGGCCGAGGGAAGAACTCATAGGAACGGTCTCAGAGGCCCTGGAGGCCAATGATCGGGTTATCAACCACGGGGATTACGGCCCCATCGACCGATTCATCGAAAAAATCACCCGAATGCGTCTGGGGGCGGGGTTTCTTTTATCCGACGTCCAGAAGGCCTTCGAGTGTTATCGAGATATAGTGATCCCCATGCTTGCCCGGGAAAGCTTCATGATGGAGGAATACTGCGACCTGGTCGTCCGCATTAATAAATGCCTGGCCCATACCATTCACCGGTTCAGTGATTTTTTCCAGGAAATGCATGAGAAAAAGATCCTGGAACACAATCGGCGCCTGGAAGAAGAGGTCAGGGCCAGGACGGCCCAGCTCCGGGAGTCCGAGCTGAGATACAAGACCCTGGTGGAAGAGATCAACGATGGATACTTCGTCATCCAGGACGAGGTGATCGTTTTTGCCAACAAGGCTTATTGCAGAATGCACGGGTATTCCCTGGAAGAGGTGCTGGGGAGAAAATACCATGAGTTTGTGGATCCCAGGGATGTGGAAAAAGTGGTTTCCATCTACCGGAAGAGTTTTCATGAGGGATCGGCCCCAAGTGTTTTCGAGTACCTTCGCAGGAACAAGGATGGAAAGAGTTTCCCAACGGAAATTACAGCGAAATTAACCCATTACGAAGGTAAGATCTCAAACCTGGGGCTCTGCAGGGATATCAGCCGAAGGGTGGAGATGGAGATGAGAATGCGGGAGGCGGAGAAAATGGCCTATATCGGAGAGATCACGACCTCCCTTTCCCACGAAATCCGCAATCCCCTTTCCGCCGTCAAGATGAACCTTCAAATAATCAAGAGGAACGCCAAACTCAAGGGCAACGATCAGCGGCGCATCGATATCTCGGCGAGAGAAGTGATGCGCCTGGAACGCACCCTCACGGAGTTGCTGGATTTCGCCAAGCCCCTGGAGCTACACTTAGTCCCTTGCAAGGTCAATGACGTCTTGAACTCATGCGTGGAACTGCTCGAAACGAAATTCGGTGAAAATGGACTCATCCCCATCGTCAGGCATGATCCGGACTTGCCCGAGATCTCGTGTGACGGGGAAAAGCTGGGACAGGCCCTCATCAACCTGCTCCTCAATGCGATTGAAGCCTCTCCCGAAGGAGGGAGAATATTTGTTACAACCCGGTACCGCCCGGAGAGAAAACCTTCGGGTGTCGAGTTGTTCATCGAGGACGAGGGACCCGGGATATCGAGCAGTTGCCTGCCGGAGATATTCAAGCCCTTTTTTACCACCAAGAGCCGGGGAACCGGTCTGGGCCTCAGTAACGTGAAGCGGATCATGGAAAGTCATGGAGGGGAGGTGACGGTCGTGAACCGTAATCCCCATGGTGCCTCATTCAGGGTTTTTCTCCCCGAAGGATCAGGGTATGGCAAAAGTACTTCTTGTTGATGATGAGGATTCCATCCTGGAATCCCTCGAAATGTTCCTTTCGGAGAAAGGCCATGAGGTCTACAAGGCCTCATGCGGAGGGGATGGAATTGAAATTTTCTCCAGGGTCGTGCCTGATGTGGTCATCCTGGATATCCGGCTTCCGGACATGGACGGGATTGAAGTACTAAACAGGCTCCAGGGAAAAGGCGCTCCCGCAAAGGTAATCATGATGACGGCGTTTCATGACATGGAGACGACGGTACAGGCCATGAAGGGCGGGGCCTACGATTATATCCACAAGCCCCTGGACGTGGACGAGATCGAGAAGTCCGTCAATCGGGCCCTTCATCTCCTGGAGGTTGATCGCAAGACCCCGTCACCTGGAGGTGAAAGAGCAGCGGACGACGAAGTGATCATCGGCAAGAGCGAGAAGATGCGGGAGATCTTCAAAATGATCGGTCTCCTTTGCCGAAACAGGGCCACAGTTCTCATCCAGGGGGAAACGGGAACAGGCAAGGAACTGATCGCCCGGGCTATCCATAAGAACAGTTCCTTCGCCGACCAACCCTTCGTCACCCTTGATTGCGCGGCCGCTGTCGAGACCTTGCTTGAAAGCGAACTCTTCGGCCATGAGTCAGGGGCCTTTACGGGTGCGAATCGCTTGAAGAAGGGCAAAATTGAACTGGCTGGATCCGGCACCCTGTTTCTGGACGAAGTCGGGGAACTCCCTCCTTACCTCCAGGGGAAGTTCCTCGGGTTTCTTCAGCGAAAAGAGTACATGCGTATCGGAGGTCAACAGGCCCTGCGCTCGAAGTGCCGTATCATCGCCGCAACCAACAAAGACCTGGCCGAACGGGTCCGGCGGGGGGACTTTCGAGAAGACCTGTTTTTCCGCTTGCGCGTTGTAACCATTCAAGTCCCGCCCTTGAGGGATCGACTCGAGGATATCCCGGCACTCGCCGACCACTTTCTCCAGAAGATCGGCAAGGAGCTGGGAACGGGAGTCTGTAAGCTTCAGAAGGGTACGGTTGAAAGGCTTATGAGACACCCCTGGAACGGTAACGTGCGGGAACTCGAGAACGTTCTTGTTGAGGCCGTGGTGAAGGCCCATGGCAAAGTCATCCTGGTGGAGGAAATTGAACGGATTTTGCAGTTGAATCACAATCTTCCGGCCAGTGGGCTTGCTTCCTTCTCTTTGCTCAACGTGGAGAAGGAGCACATCGAGAACACCCTCCGCCGCATGGGATGGAACCGGACCCGGGCGGCTCGTGCCTTGGGCATCTCTCTCCCCACCCTAAGGAGTAAGATTCGAAAATACGGGATTGAACCACCCCTGGTTTCCTCGTCTCCCCTGAAGGGGAACATGACCTCCTAAGCGGTACCTCACCAGATCGCCACTTATTTTCCTTATCCCATCGGTCAAATGAAGTCCATGGTCTACGCCGCCACCGAAAGGACTTCCATCATTTGTTGTTTAACTTCGTTATCTATCACACGGCGTCTCAGAGGGTTTTTTGCCGAGTCACGAAATCATCCCCTCTTCCCCGGGTAGGTTTCAGGTAAAGGTGAAAGATTCTTTCTGGCCCTAAAAATATTTTTCTGATTGAAAAGGGGACCTCCCATGTTCTCATCAGACTGCCCTCCCTATCTGGTCGAATTTTCGAGGGATATTAGGGATGAAAGAGGATGGGGAATACCCGGCCGGGATGGCATGCCCCTTGCTGTACTAGAGTAGAGGCAGCTTCGGGGGATCCGGAATGGAGATCAAGACCCTGAGAGAGCGGGAAAAAGAACACCTCCTGGAGGTTCTCGACAAGACCTCCTGGAACCTTGAGATGGCGGCGCGGCTCCTCCAGATACCCCTTCCGCAGGTGAAGCGGAAGATCCGTCAATACGGACTCGAGGACCCGAAAAGGAGACGGTCTTCCAGTTAGAGAAAACCTTTTGAGAAGACAAGGAGGGAGGGACATGACGAGAAGAGGTGTTGTTTTGTCGGTTTTACTGTCTGCGCTGACTCTGTGTTTTCTGTTCGGCCAGGCCTCGGCGGCGGAACCCATCACCATCGGGTGCCCGCTTTCCACGGCCTTTGTGTACGGCTGGGACGCGGAGCGCGGGATAACACTCGCCGTGGAGGAGATCAATTCCCGGGGAGGCGTGAATGTCGGAGGCCAGAAGCGGCCGTTCAAGGTGGAGGTCATCGACACCCGCGACCTTGAACCGGGTGTTCCGGTCAGCGAGGCCCTGATGGCCGTGGAAAAGCTGATCCTGGAGAAGAAGGCCGATTTCCTTCTCGGAGGCCCTGTCCGCTCAGAGGCGGCTCTTGCAGCCATGGGACTGCTTTCCAAATACAAAAAGATCTCCATAGTGACGACGGGTGTGTTGACCCCGAAGTACCATGCCATGGTTGCAAAGAACTACGATAAATACAAATATTGCTTCAGGATTCACGGCGAGGCCAAGCAGTTGGTCAAGGAAATCATGACCTGCTTTAATGAGATTCGGAAAAAATTCGGCCTCGACAAAGTATTCATCATGGTTCAGGACGTGGCCCATGCCCGGGGCGGGGGAAAGGTCCTGGGCAAGGTCGCCGAAAAGCAGGGATGGAAGGTCCTGGGAACAGCAGTCTACCCGACCGGAACATCCGATTTCTCCATGGGGCTGCTGAAGGCCAAAAAGGCCGGTGCCCAAATCCTGAACATCTGGATGGACATGCCGGAGAGTTCCATCCTGCTGAAGCAATGGTATGAGATGCGCATCCCGGCCCTTCCCTTCGGCTCTACCCTGGCGGCAGCGGAGCAGCCGGGCTTCTGGAAGGCCACGGAAGGGAAAGGGGAGTATACTCTTTGTAACGTGGTCAACGCAGGAAACGCTCCCAGCAACGCTACCCCCTGGACCATGAAATTTTACAACGCCTATACCAAGAGATGGGGCATCCAGCCCGAGGGACTGGGAAGCTCAAGCAGTTACATGGCGGTGTACGTCTTGAAGGAAGCCATTGAGAAGGCCGGATCTCTTGATCCCGAAAAGGTCGTAAAGGCCCTGGAGCAGACGGATATGATGGGGGCTTACGGCAGAATCCGCTTCGACCCCAAGAGCCATCAGGTCATCCCGAGCATGGATCCCAAGGAGGGGGCGGTGGGTTCCATTCTCCAGTGGCAGGCCGGAGAGCGTGTAGTCGTCTTCCCAAAGAGCATCGCCATGGGTGAGATCAAGCTGCCGCCTTGGATGAAGCAGTAAGTCCTTTCGGAAATCGACCATCGGAATGTGAGAAGAGAATAAGGCGGCGAGGAGAGGAGTTCAGGGCGCCATCAACCCTGTGGGAAGGGTTATCTGCTTCGGGAGCAATGCCTTCCTCCCTGCCGCCTGTCCATCAACTTGCATCCTTCCTGCATCTGAATGAGGAACAGATCCTATCATGGAGATCATCATCTACGGCATCATCAACAGTACAGCCCTGGCCTTGATGGCCCTGGGATTCGCCCTGGTGTACGGGATCAGCCGGGTGCCCAATTTCGCCCACGGCGCCCTTTACGTCATCTGCGGATTCATCACATGGAGCTTCCTCAATAAAT
This genomic stretch from Deltaproteobacteria bacterium harbors:
- a CDS encoding PAS domain S-box protein; protein product: MVGFSLSDFHQRNREKIILEWVNRLQTEMGDQYALRPREELIGTVSEALEANDRVINHGDYGPIDRFIEKITRMRLGAGFLLSDVQKAFECYRDIVIPMLARESFMMEEYCDLVVRINKCLAHTIHRFSDFFQEMHEKKILEHNRRLEEEVRARTAQLRESELRYKTLVEEINDGYFVIQDEVIVFANKAYCRMHGYSLEEVLGRKYHEFVDPRDVEKVVSIYRKSFHEGSAPSVFEYLRRNKDGKSFPTEITAKLTHYEGKISNLGLCRDISRRVEMEMRMREAEKMAYIGEITTSLSHEIRNPLSAVKMNLQIIKRNAKLKGNDQRRIDISAREVMRLERTLTELLDFAKPLELHLVPCKVNDVLNSCVELLETKFGENGLIPIVRHDPDLPEISCDGEKLGQALINLLLNAIEASPEGGRIFVTTRYRPERKPSGVELFIEDEGPGISSSCLPEIFKPFFTTKSRGTGLGLSNVKRIMESHGGEVTVVNRNPHGASFRVFLPEGSGYGKSTSC
- a CDS encoding sigma-54-dependent Fis family transcriptional regulator; translated protein: MAKVLLVDDEDSILESLEMFLSEKGHEVYKASCGGDGIEIFSRVVPDVVILDIRLPDMDGIEVLNRLQGKGAPAKVIMMTAFHDMETTVQAMKGGAYDYIHKPLDVDEIEKSVNRALHLLEVDRKTPSPGGERAADDEVIIGKSEKMREIFKMIGLLCRNRATVLIQGETGTGKELIARAIHKNSSFADQPFVTLDCAAAVETLLESELFGHESGAFTGANRLKKGKIELAGSGTLFLDEVGELPPYLQGKFLGFLQRKEYMRIGGQQALRSKCRIIAATNKDLAERVRRGDFREDLFFRLRVVTIQVPPLRDRLEDIPALADHFLQKIGKELGTGVCKLQKGTVERLMRHPWNGNVRELENVLVEAVVKAHGKVILVEEIERILQLNHNLPASGLASFSLLNVEKEHIENTLRRMGWNRTRAARALGISLPTLRSKIRKYGIEPPLVSSSPLKGNMTS
- a CDS encoding ABC transporter substrate-binding protein — protein: MTRRGVVLSVLLSALTLCFLFGQASAAEPITIGCPLSTAFVYGWDAERGITLAVEEINSRGGVNVGGQKRPFKVEVIDTRDLEPGVPVSEALMAVEKLILEKKADFLLGGPVRSEAALAAMGLLSKYKKISIVTTGVLTPKYHAMVAKNYDKYKYCFRIHGEAKQLVKEIMTCFNEIRKKFGLDKVFIMVQDVAHARGGGKVLGKVAEKQGWKVLGTAVYPTGTSDFSMGLLKAKKAGAQILNIWMDMPESSILLKQWYEMRIPALPFGSTLAAAEQPGFWKATEGKGEYTLCNVVNAGNAPSNATPWTMKFYNAYTKRWGIQPEGLGSSSSYMAVYVLKEAIEKAGSLDPEKVVKALEQTDMMGAYGRIRFDPKSHQVIPSMDPKEGAVGSILQWQAGERVVVFPKSIAMGEIKLPPWMKQ